In Nocardia asteroides, a single genomic region encodes these proteins:
- a CDS encoding mycofactocin-coupled SDR family oxidoreductase, translated as MSSFTGQVALITGAARGQGRNHALRLAEQGADIIAIDICQPIDTVVYPTADPGDLAETVRLVEATGRRILATDTDIRDLAALRQAADAGVAELGRLDIVIVNAGISSMAPTLEMSDEMWTTMIDINLTGQWRTVRAAVPHIVAGGRGGSVVLVSSLAAQATNENMAHYSAAKSGLVGLMRVLAKELAPQSIRVNTVHPTTVATDMILNDATYRLFRPDLAAPTRADFEEAARTLNKLPVAALESEDITNAVLYLVGESGRYVTGTQHIVDAGGRL; from the coding sequence ATGAGCTCATTCACCGGGCAGGTCGCCCTGATCACCGGCGCCGCCCGCGGCCAGGGCCGCAACCACGCGCTCCGCCTCGCCGAACAGGGCGCCGACATCATCGCCATCGACATCTGCCAGCCCATCGACACCGTCGTCTACCCCACCGCCGACCCCGGCGACCTCGCCGAGACCGTCCGCCTCGTCGAAGCCACCGGCCGCCGAATCCTCGCCACCGATACCGACATTCGCGATCTCGCCGCGCTCCGACAGGCCGCCGACGCCGGCGTGGCCGAGCTCGGCAGGCTCGACATTGTGATCGTCAACGCAGGCATCTCCAGCATGGCGCCCACGCTGGAGATGTCGGACGAGATGTGGACGACCATGATCGACATCAACCTCACCGGGCAGTGGCGCACGGTCCGCGCCGCGGTGCCGCACATCGTCGCCGGTGGGCGCGGCGGGTCGGTGGTGCTGGTGAGTTCGCTCGCCGCGCAGGCGACCAACGAGAACATGGCGCACTACAGCGCCGCCAAGAGCGGGCTGGTCGGGCTCATGCGGGTGCTCGCCAAGGAGCTGGCGCCGCAGAGCATCCGGGTGAACACCGTGCACCCGACCACGGTCGCCACCGACATGATCCTCAACGACGCTACCTACCGATTGTTCCGCCCGGATCTGGCGGCACCGACCCGGGCCGACTTCGAGGAGGCGGCGCGGACGTTGAACAAGCTGCCGGTGGCGGCCCTGGAGTCGGAAGACATCACCAATGCCGTGCTCTATCTCGTCGGCGAGTCGGGGCGGTACGTCACCGGAACCCAGCACATCGTGGATGCGGGCGGGCGGCTCTGA
- a CDS encoding adenylate kinase, protein MQQPGGMNKVVILGRGGAGKSTLAARLGAATGLPVVELDKHFWPADLTPIPKDRWAAVQRQLIAADRWILDGDLGPYDVLSVRLAAADTVVVLDFPLLRCAWRAVRRSRENLAFWRWLLGYRRRSLPVVLAAIADHAGTAEVHRLRNPREVDEFLSRAGTKDRGTPPRG, encoded by the coding sequence GTGCAACAGCCCGGCGGCATGAACAAGGTCGTGATACTCGGGCGCGGCGGGGCGGGCAAATCCACCCTCGCCGCACGTCTCGGCGCTGCCACCGGTCTGCCGGTCGTCGAACTCGACAAACACTTCTGGCCCGCCGACCTCACCCCGATCCCCAAAGACCGATGGGCGGCCGTCCAGCGACAACTCATCGCCGCCGACCGCTGGATACTCGACGGCGATCTCGGCCCCTACGACGTCCTCTCGGTGCGGCTGGCCGCCGCCGACACCGTCGTCGTCCTGGACTTCCCCCTCCTGCGCTGCGCCTGGCGCGCCGTTCGCCGCTCCCGCGAGAACCTCGCGTTCTGGCGCTGGCTGCTCGGCTACCGCAGGCGAAGCCTTCCGGTCGTCCTGGCCGCCATCGCCGATCACGCCGGGACAGCCGAGGTCCACCGGCTACGCAACCCGCGCGAGGTCGACGAATTCCTGTCCCGAGCGGGCACGAAAGACCGCGGGACACCACCGCGCGGATGA
- a CDS encoding flavin reductase family protein, which produces MSADLAGAFKDAMAAVCTPVAVVTAMDGDRPHGTTVSAFASLSASPPSLLVSLDRGSDLLAVITVSGEFGVNILGHGQSELAGRFARKGAEKFAGVAWSGADRVPRLDGAPGWFACRVAQTVVAADHVLVVGEVYAVDTASAAPLTYHERVFGTHHVPA; this is translated from the coding sequence ATGTCGGCCGACCTGGCCGGTGCGTTCAAGGACGCGATGGCGGCGGTGTGCACGCCCGTGGCGGTGGTGACGGCGATGGACGGGGACCGCCCGCACGGGACCACGGTCAGCGCCTTCGCCTCGCTCTCCGCGAGCCCGCCCTCCCTGCTCGTCAGCCTGGACCGCGGGTCGGATCTGCTGGCGGTGATCACGGTGAGCGGCGAGTTCGGGGTGAATATCCTCGGGCACGGGCAGTCGGAGCTGGCCGGGAGGTTCGCCCGCAAGGGGGCGGAGAAGTTCGCCGGGGTTGCGTGGTCGGGGGCGGATCGGGTGCCGCGCCTGGACGGGGCGCCCGGGTGGTTCGCCTGCCGGGTGGCGCAGACGGTCGTCGCCGCGGATCACGTGTTGGTGGTGGGGGAGGTGTACGCGGTCGACACCGCCTCCGCCGCGCCGCTGACCTACCACGAGCGGGTGTTCGGGACGCATCACGTGCCCGCGTGA
- a CDS encoding LLM class flavin-dependent oxidoreductase: MKVTYQMFFTGKSPELSDAEFYRREMALAELAEPLGFEGIWCVEHHFDGPYSMCPDNFAVLSYLAAKTERITLTTGGAILPWNDPLRVAEKVALLDNLSGGRVQLGVGRGLSKIEYDTFGIDMGEARGRMEESLDMILAALKSGTMEHSGEFYTQKAAPIRPGPVKAIANRDVVSIAMSPESRATAAQRGTAIASFAQFPIEVHAADFAAYREEYRKHHDGEPPRVVLSDSVYCSEDPVECEATSKQAIYTHFALTTAHYGLDKSGHFDNISGYQNYAAMADGIVAAGKEAAAEGYWAAQLSGTPEQLVQRIAERYEAFGDYDQNCGFSCGGLDHGKAEASMRLFAEKVIPELSRLGIPVRVPAAV, from the coding sequence ATGAAGGTCACCTACCAGATGTTCTTCACCGGCAAGTCGCCCGAGCTGAGCGATGCCGAGTTCTACCGCCGCGAGATGGCGCTCGCGGAGCTGGCCGAGCCGCTCGGGTTCGAGGGGATCTGGTGCGTCGAGCACCACTTCGACGGCCCGTACTCCATGTGCCCCGACAACTTCGCGGTGCTCTCCTACCTGGCCGCCAAGACCGAGCGGATCACGCTCACCACCGGCGGCGCGATCCTGCCGTGGAACGACCCGCTGCGGGTCGCGGAGAAGGTCGCGCTGCTGGACAACCTCTCCGGGGGCCGGGTGCAGCTCGGCGTCGGGCGCGGGCTGTCGAAGATCGAGTACGACACCTTCGGCATCGACATGGGCGAGGCCCGCGGCCGCATGGAGGAGAGCCTGGACATGATCCTGGCCGCCCTGAAGTCCGGCACCATGGAGCACAGCGGCGAGTTCTACACCCAGAAGGCGGCGCCGATCCGCCCCGGGCCGGTCAAGGCCATCGCCAACCGCGACGTGGTGAGCATCGCCATGTCGCCGGAGTCGCGGGCCACCGCCGCCCAGCGCGGCACCGCCATCGCCTCCTTCGCCCAGTTCCCGATCGAGGTGCACGCCGCCGACTTCGCCGCCTACCGCGAGGAGTACCGCAAGCACCACGACGGCGAGCCGCCGCGCGTGGTGCTGTCGGACTCGGTGTACTGCTCGGAGGACCCGGTCGAGTGCGAGGCCACCTCCAAGCAGGCCATCTACACCCACTTCGCGCTGACCACCGCGCACTACGGGCTGGACAAGTCGGGGCACTTCGACAACATCAGCGGGTACCAGAACTACGCCGCCATGGCCGACGGCATCGTCGCCGCGGGCAAGGAGGCGGCGGCCGAGGGGTACTGGGCAGCGCAGCTCAGCGGCACCCCCGAGCAGCTGGTGCAGCGGATCGCCGAGCGGTACGAGGCGTTCGGCGACTACGACCAGAACTGCGGCTTCTCCTGCGGCGGGCTGGATCACGGCAAGGCCGAGGCCAGCATGCGGCTCTTCGCCGAGAAGGTGATCCCGGAGTTGAGCAGGCTCGGGATTCCGGTCCGCGTGCCGGCCGCCGTCTGA
- a CDS encoding alpha/beta hydrolase, with amino-acid sequence MARTDPLARVEKMYVDGFPDATDASIEELRASYDALLLQFPVPASATVAEGEIAGVPTVTVTAAGAATDRVLVWFHGGGYVLGSAKAFAEMAHGLSRAAGVTVILPDYRRAPEHKYPAAVDDAVLVATAVLEQYEAVAIGGDSAGGGLAVATLVSLRERGAPLPAAAVLISPLLDFSRSGASIQTNAATDIAVSDASITDLGAAYLQGADERTPLASPLFAEHHDLPPVLALVGSAEVLLDDSRRLTEKVNAAGGSAELSVYDDMCHVWTLFASILPEGAQALHEAGAFVKKHIQA; translated from the coding sequence ATGGCGCGTACCGACCCGCTGGCCCGGGTGGAGAAGATGTATGTCGACGGGTTCCCCGACGCGACCGATGCCTCGATCGAGGAGCTGCGGGCGAGCTACGACGCTCTGCTGCTGCAGTTCCCGGTGCCGGCGAGCGCGACGGTCGCCGAGGGCGAGATCGCCGGGGTGCCGACCGTGACCGTGACCGCCGCGGGCGCGGCCACCGACCGGGTGCTGGTCTGGTTTCACGGCGGCGGCTATGTACTCGGCAGCGCGAAGGCGTTCGCCGAGATGGCGCACGGGCTCTCCCGTGCCGCCGGGGTCACCGTGATCCTGCCGGACTACCGGCGGGCCCCCGAGCACAAATACCCCGCCGCCGTGGACGACGCGGTGCTGGTGGCGACCGCCGTCCTCGAGCAGTACGAGGCGGTGGCTATCGGCGGCGACTCCGCGGGCGGTGGCCTCGCCGTCGCCACCCTGGTCTCGCTGCGCGAGCGCGGCGCCCCGCTGCCCGCGGCCGCGGTGCTCATCTCCCCGCTGCTCGACTTCTCCCGGAGCGGGGCGAGCATCCAAACCAACGCGGCGACCGATATCGCGGTCTCCGACGCCTCGATCACCGATCTCGGCGCCGCCTACCTGCAGGGCGCGGACGAGCGCACCCCGCTCGCCTCCCCGCTCTTCGCCGAGCACCACGACCTGCCGCCGGTCCTGGCGCTGGTCGGCTCGGCCGAAGTCCTGCTCGACGACTCGCGCCGGCTCACCGAGAAGGTGAACGCCGCAGGCGGCTCCGCCGAGCTCTCCGTCTACGACGACATGTGCCACGTCTGGACGCTGTTCGCCTCGATCCTCCCCGAGGGCGCGCAGGCGCTCCACGAGGCGGGCGCCTTCGTCAAGAAGCACATCCAGGCCTGA
- a CDS encoding acyl-CoA dehydrogenase family protein: protein MRRDLFDDDHEAFRASFRAFLAAEFVPHLAEWAAAGIVPREKFARAGELGFTGMQSPEKYGGGGADDFRFNVVIAEEIAAAHLGGAGTGLGAHNDLVLPYLETLTDDEQKLRWLPGAATGQLIAAVAMTEPGTGSDLSGIATTAVRDTGNGVPGYRVNGRKTFISNGINADLVVTVVRTGGGRHDGLSLLVVERDMPGFERGRNLEKLGQHAQDTAELVFDDVFVPETNRLGAEGAGFELLQRNLPQERLAIAVHATACTRAVLELTLRYVRERTAFGTPIGRFQATRFALAELATELDLAQCFVDTCVRAHNAGELTAVDAAKAKWWCTELQGRAADRCVQLHGGYGYMAEEPVARAYADARVTRIYGGTTEIMKEIVGRGLGL, encoded by the coding sequence ATGCGACGTGACCTCTTCGACGACGACCACGAGGCCTTCCGTGCCTCCTTCCGCGCCTTCCTCGCGGCCGAGTTCGTGCCGCACCTCGCCGAGTGGGCGGCGGCGGGCATCGTGCCGCGCGAGAAATTCGCCCGCGCGGGCGAACTCGGCTTCACCGGTATGCAGAGCCCGGAGAAGTACGGCGGCGGCGGGGCCGACGACTTCCGCTTCAACGTGGTGATCGCCGAGGAGATCGCGGCCGCGCACCTGGGCGGCGCGGGCACCGGGCTCGGCGCGCACAACGACCTGGTGCTCCCCTACCTGGAGACGCTCACCGACGACGAGCAGAAACTCCGCTGGCTGCCCGGCGCCGCCACCGGGCAGCTGATCGCCGCGGTGGCGATGACCGAGCCGGGCACCGGGTCCGACCTCTCCGGGATCGCCACCACCGCGGTGCGCGACACCGGCAACGGGGTGCCGGGCTACCGGGTGAACGGGCGAAAGACGTTCATCTCCAACGGGATCAATGCCGACCTGGTGGTCACCGTCGTCCGCACCGGCGGCGGCAGGCACGACGGCCTCTCGCTGCTGGTCGTCGAGCGCGACATGCCCGGCTTCGAGCGCGGCCGCAATCTGGAGAAGCTCGGCCAGCACGCCCAGGACACCGCCGAACTCGTCTTCGACGACGTCTTCGTGCCCGAGACGAACCGGCTCGGCGCCGAGGGGGCCGGGTTCGAGCTGCTGCAGCGGAACCTGCCGCAGGAGCGGCTCGCGATCGCGGTGCACGCCACCGCCTGCACCCGCGCGGTGCTCGAGCTGACCCTGCGCTACGTGCGCGAACGCACCGCCTTCGGCACTCCGATCGGCAGGTTCCAGGCCACCCGCTTCGCGCTCGCCGAGCTCGCCACCGAACTCGACCTCGCCCAGTGCTTCGTCGACACCTGCGTGCGGGCGCACAACGCGGGCGAACTCACCGCCGTGGACGCGGCCAAGGCCAAGTGGTGGTGCACCGAACTGCAGGGCCGCGCGGCCGACCGCTGCGTCCAGCTGCACGGCGGCTACGGCTACATGGCCGAGGAGCCGGTCGCGCGGGCCTACGCCGATGCCAGGGTCACCCGGATCTACGGCGGGACCACCGAAATCATGAAAGAGATCGTCGGCCGCGGCCTCGGGCTGTGA
- a CDS encoding LLM class F420-dependent oxidoreductase: MRIGTVLEFGRPMAEVAEEVAAWERAGLASVTVGEAYTFDAVTQLAYLAARTETIEIATGVLPLDTRTPTLIAMTAAGLDYVAAGRARLGLGSSGPQVVEGFHGLPFDGVLGKTRETIDICRAVWRRETLRHQGRHYRIPLDPERGTGLGKPLKLINHPARAGIPISVAALGPRMVELTAELAEGWEPIFFHPERAERVWGAALAAGRAKRAETLPPLEIIARAPLALTDGDPAPLLNAAKPQLALYIGGMGSREQNFYNRLVAAYGFAGEAAEVQEHFLAGRTREAVAAVPDELVRATTLIGDPAHLRARLQALRAAGVSLVNVTPMATDPIERLDAVRTVVAIGKEIS, translated from the coding sequence ATGCGCATCGGGACAGTACTGGAGTTCGGGCGGCCGATGGCCGAGGTCGCCGAGGAGGTGGCCGCCTGGGAGCGGGCGGGGCTGGCCTCGGTCACCGTCGGCGAGGCCTACACCTTCGACGCGGTCACCCAGCTCGCCTACCTCGCGGCCCGGACCGAGACGATCGAGATCGCCACCGGCGTGCTGCCGCTGGACACCCGCACCCCGACCCTGATCGCCATGACCGCGGCCGGGCTGGACTACGTGGCGGCGGGGCGGGCCCGGCTCGGGCTCGGCTCCTCCGGGCCGCAGGTGGTGGAGGGGTTCCACGGGCTGCCCTTCGACGGGGTGCTCGGCAAGACCAGGGAGACCATCGACATCTGCCGGGCGGTGTGGCGCCGGGAGACGCTGCGGCACCAGGGCAGGCACTACCGCATCCCACTGGACCCCGAGCGCGGCACCGGGCTCGGCAAACCGCTCAAGCTCATCAATCATCCGGCGCGCGCCGGAATTCCGATCTCGGTCGCGGCGCTCGGCCCGCGCATGGTCGAGCTCACCGCCGAACTGGCCGAGGGCTGGGAGCCGATCTTCTTCCATCCCGAGCGCGCCGAGCGGGTCTGGGGTGCGGCGCTGGCCGCGGGCAGGGCGAAGCGCGCGGAGACGCTGCCGCCGCTGGAGATCATCGCCCGCGCGCCGCTCGCGCTCACCGACGGCGATCCGGCACCGCTGCTGAACGCCGCCAAGCCGCAGCTGGCGCTCTACATCGGCGGGATGGGCTCGCGCGAGCAGAACTTCTACAACCGGCTCGTCGCCGCCTACGGCTTCGCGGGCGAAGCCGCCGAGGTGCAGGAGCACTTCCTCGCCGGGCGCACGAGGGAGGCGGTTGCGGCGGTGCCGGACGAACTGGTCCGGGCCACCACCCTCATCGGCGACCCCGCGCACCTGCGCGCACGGTTGCAAGCGCTGCGCGCGGCCGGGGTGTCCCTGGTGAACGTCACCCCGATGGCCACCGACCCCATCGAACGCCTCGACGCCGTCCGCACGGTCGTCGCCATCGGCAAGGAGATCTCGTGA
- a CDS encoding flavin-containing monooxygenase, which produces MSSLLDPVPAVDPGELRRALESANVPCLLGVLFQLTGDRRWLAEPYRVARTVGFEDLDDGGLPAERAAEVRAAAADAVTAWSAGTPAAHPEPGPAELVELMSAVMGEPIPETYAPLAAEQLGFTPFVPEDVSSRLPTGFSVVVVGAGFSGLAAAVHLKRAGIPFRVLERNDRPGGTWFENCYPGARVDIPSNLYSYSFFPRDWSENFAGRDEIVGYIEDLIDHFELAPHLECGVAVEHAEWDAAANEWVVTTAGETIRCTALITAAGLHSTPNIPDFPGLADFTGEVVHSARWPEGTEVAGKRVAVVGAGASAMQLVCAVADEAERLVVLQREPHWIAPNEHYFLPQPQTRHQLFRQVPFYRAWFRFRLYWLYTERTYAALRVDPSAAAKGKQVSSLNDAFRGFFTRYLETQLGDRADLVAKATPGHPPFGKRLLLDNGWFATLRRPHVSLVTDGIDHLTERALVTPSGETHEIDTLVLCTGFQQQRFLHPLRLRGRDGLELRESWGDDDGRAYLGITAPHFPNLFFLYGPNTNPPGGSYLVTAEAQVRYVVELLTRMVRDDIAAVEVRPEVYERYNAELDAANAAMVYAQDGVRNYYRNSSGRVVTNSPWAVPDYFARTSAPDLTDFHLTEGHRHG; this is translated from the coding sequence GTGAGCAGCCTGCTCGACCCCGTCCCCGCCGTCGACCCCGGCGAGCTGCGCCGCGCGCTCGAATCGGCGAACGTCCCCTGCCTGCTCGGCGTGTTGTTCCAGCTCACCGGGGACCGGCGCTGGCTCGCCGAGCCGTACCGGGTGGCCCGCACCGTCGGCTTCGAGGACCTGGACGACGGCGGGCTGCCCGCCGAGCGCGCCGCCGAGGTGCGGGCGGCCGCGGCCGACGCGGTGACCGCGTGGTCGGCGGGCACGCCTGCCGCGCATCCGGAGCCGGGCCCGGCCGAGCTGGTCGAGCTGATGAGCGCGGTCATGGGCGAGCCGATCCCCGAGACGTACGCGCCGCTCGCGGCCGAGCAGCTGGGGTTCACTCCGTTCGTGCCGGAGGACGTCTCGTCCCGGCTGCCGACCGGGTTCTCGGTGGTGGTGGTCGGCGCCGGGTTCTCCGGGCTGGCCGCCGCGGTGCACCTCAAGCGGGCGGGCATCCCGTTCCGGGTGCTGGAGCGCAACGACCGGCCCGGCGGCACCTGGTTCGAGAACTGCTACCCCGGCGCGCGCGTGGACATCCCGAGCAATCTGTACTCGTACTCGTTCTTCCCGCGGGACTGGAGCGAGAACTTCGCCGGGCGGGACGAGATCGTCGGCTACATCGAGGACCTGATCGACCACTTCGAGCTGGCGCCGCACCTGGAGTGCGGGGTCGCCGTCGAGCACGCCGAGTGGGACGCCGCCGCGAACGAGTGGGTCGTCACCACCGCTGGCGAGACCATTCGCTGCACCGCGCTCATCACCGCCGCCGGGCTGCACAGCACCCCGAACATCCCCGACTTCCCCGGCCTCGCCGACTTCACCGGCGAGGTGGTGCACTCCGCGCGCTGGCCGGAGGGCACCGAGGTCGCGGGCAAGCGGGTCGCGGTGGTCGGGGCGGGGGCCAGCGCCATGCAGCTGGTGTGCGCGGTCGCCGACGAGGCCGAGCGGCTGGTGGTGCTGCAGCGCGAACCGCACTGGATCGCGCCGAACGAGCACTACTTCCTGCCGCAGCCGCAGACGCGGCACCAGCTCTTCCGGCAGGTGCCGTTCTACCGGGCCTGGTTCCGGTTCCGGCTGTACTGGCTCTACACCGAGCGCACCTACGCCGCGCTGCGCGTCGACCCGAGCGCGGCGGCAAAGGGCAAGCAGGTCAGCTCGCTCAACGACGCCTTCCGCGGCTTCTTCACCCGCTACCTGGAGACCCAGCTCGGCGACCGGGCCGATCTCGTCGCCAAGGCCACGCCGGGGCACCCGCCCTTCGGCAAGCGGCTGCTGCTGGACAACGGCTGGTTCGCCACGCTGCGCCGCCCGCACGTCAGCCTGGTCACCGATGGCATCGACCACCTGACCGAGCGGGCTCTGGTCACCCCGTCCGGCGAGACCCACGAGATCGACACCCTCGTGCTCTGCACCGGCTTCCAGCAGCAGCGCTTCCTGCACCCGCTGCGGCTGCGCGGGCGCGACGGGCTCGAGCTGCGCGAATCCTGGGGCGACGACGACGGCCGCGCCTACCTGGGCATCACCGCACCGCATTTCCCGAACCTGTTCTTCCTCTACGGCCCGAACACCAACCCGCCCGGCGGCAGCTACCTGGTGACCGCCGAGGCCCAGGTGCGCTACGTGGTCGAGCTGCTCACCCGCATGGTGCGCGACGACATCGCGGCCGTCGAGGTGCGGCCGGAGGTCTACGAGCGGTACAACGCCGAGCTCGACGCCGCCAACGCCGCCATGGTCTACGCGCAGGACGGCGTGCGGAACTACTACCGCAACAGCTCCGGCCGCGTCGTCACCAACTCCCCCTGGGCCGTCCCCGACTACTTCGCCCGCACCAGCGCCCCCGACCTCACCGATTTCCACCTCACCGAAGGACACCGCCATGGCTAG
- a CDS encoding SDR family NAD(P)-dependent oxidoreductase, translated as MARLTGRTAIVTGATLVDPGGLNIGGATAAAFAAEGARVVLADTNIDGAQALAKQLEAEHGPGVALAVQTDLRSEEQIAALIETTVSTFGGLHLLMNVAGVFPGGDGEVATMPIEVWDDVMAVNLRSALLTTKHALPHLRSGGGSIVNTASTHAFAGDTSLTGYGCTKAALLALTAYTATQYGPEGVRCNAICPGTTRTPPAQNLPPAITDIYRRHTPSPDLNGPAELAEVYLFLASDASRGINGETIRVDGGLLAHQPFVPDMRTLFATTAGTQD; from the coding sequence ATGGCTAGACTCACCGGCCGCACCGCCATCGTCACCGGCGCCACCCTCGTCGACCCCGGCGGGCTCAATATCGGCGGTGCCACCGCCGCCGCCTTCGCCGCCGAGGGCGCGCGGGTGGTGCTCGCGGATACGAACATCGACGGCGCGCAGGCGCTCGCGAAGCAGCTCGAGGCCGAGCACGGGCCCGGCGTCGCGCTCGCCGTGCAGACCGATCTGCGCTCCGAGGAGCAGATCGCCGCCCTGATCGAGACCACCGTCTCCACCTTCGGCGGGCTGCACCTGCTGATGAACGTCGCCGGCGTCTTCCCCGGCGGCGACGGCGAGGTCGCGACCATGCCGATCGAGGTGTGGGACGACGTCATGGCGGTGAACCTGCGCAGCGCCCTGCTCACCACGAAACACGCCCTCCCGCATCTGCGTTCGGGCGGTGGATCGATCGTCAACACCGCCTCCACGCACGCCTTCGCCGGCGACACCAGCCTCACCGGCTACGGCTGCACCAAGGCCGCGCTGCTCGCGCTCACCGCCTACACCGCCACCCAGTACGGCCCGGAAGGGGTGCGCTGCAACGCCATCTGCCCCGGCACCACCCGCACGCCCCCGGCGCAGAACCTGCCACCCGCCATCACCGACATCTACCGGCGGCACACCCCGTCGCCCGATCTGAACGGCCCGGCCGAGCTGGCGGAGGTGTACCTGTTCCTCGCCTCGGACGCGTCGCGCGGGATCAACGGGGAGACGATCCGGGTGGACGGCGGGCTGCTGGCGCACCAGCCGTTCGTCCCCGACATGCGGACGCTCTTCGCCACCACCGCGGGCACGCAGGACTGA
- a CDS encoding AMP-binding protein has protein sequence MYPGRLVSEHPDRPAIIMAGTRETLTYRQLDERANRLAHHFRAIGLRRTDPIAIFTENHLELIVTMAAAERTGLYYTPVNSFLAAEEAAYIVRDCGAKVVISSTAKAEVARRLPGLCPDVEHWLMVDGAEPPFLDFATVLAGYPVTPVERERLGTPMFYSSGTTGRPKAVKRQLPDVAPDTQLGIEEMGKRLFHMREGMVFLSPAPLYHSGPQSTISIGLRLGATHIVMERFDPEAFLALLEEFRVTHTMVVPTMFSRLLKLPAELRDRYDHSTLEVAVHGAAPCPRQVKQDMFDWWGPVIYEYYGGTEANGTCGCTPEEWLAHPGTVGRAFFGEIVILDESGEPQPPGTPGDIWFRGGNSSFEYLNDPGKTAGARDPSGTMSTIGDIGYLDEDGYLFLTDRQAFVIISGGVNIYPQEIENLLVTHPEVMDAAVFGVPDEDFGEAVQAVIQPFDPDGATPELAERLRVFCREHLARFKCPRSFDFIEEMPRLPTGKLYKRTLRDRYWPQPQ, from the coding sequence ATGTACCCCGGCCGACTCGTCTCCGAGCACCCCGACCGACCCGCGATCATCATGGCCGGTACTCGCGAGACGCTCACCTACCGGCAACTGGACGAGCGGGCCAACCGGCTCGCCCACCACTTCCGCGCCATCGGCCTGCGCCGCACCGACCCGATCGCGATCTTCACCGAGAACCACCTCGAGCTGATCGTCACCATGGCCGCCGCCGAGCGCACCGGCCTGTACTACACGCCGGTCAACTCGTTCCTCGCCGCCGAGGAGGCGGCCTACATCGTCCGCGACTGCGGCGCGAAGGTCGTGATCAGCAGTACCGCGAAAGCCGAGGTGGCGCGCAGGCTCCCCGGGTTGTGCCCAGACGTCGAGCACTGGCTCATGGTGGACGGCGCCGAGCCGCCGTTCCTCGACTTCGCGACGGTGCTCGCGGGCTACCCGGTGACGCCGGTCGAGCGCGAGCGGCTCGGGACGCCGATGTTCTACTCCTCCGGCACCACCGGGCGGCCCAAGGCGGTCAAGCGGCAGCTGCCCGATGTCGCGCCGGACACCCAGCTCGGCATCGAGGAGATGGGCAAGCGGCTGTTCCACATGCGCGAGGGGATGGTGTTCCTCTCCCCGGCGCCGCTCTACCACTCGGGCCCGCAGTCGACGATCTCGATCGGATTGCGGCTCGGCGCAACGCATATCGTCATGGAGCGGTTCGATCCGGAGGCGTTCCTCGCGCTGCTGGAGGAGTTCCGGGTGACGCACACGATGGTGGTGCCGACCATGTTCTCCCGGCTGCTGAAGCTGCCCGCCGAACTCCGCGACCGGTACGACCACTCGACGCTCGAGGTGGCGGTGCACGGCGCCGCGCCGTGCCCGCGCCAGGTCAAGCAGGACATGTTCGACTGGTGGGGGCCGGTGATCTACGAATACTACGGCGGCACCGAGGCCAACGGCACCTGCGGCTGCACGCCGGAGGAGTGGCTGGCGCACCCCGGCACCGTCGGCCGCGCCTTCTTCGGCGAGATCGTCATCCTGGACGAGAGCGGCGAGCCGCAGCCGCCCGGCACCCCCGGCGACATCTGGTTCCGGGGCGGCAACAGCTCGTTCGAGTACCTCAACGACCCGGGCAAGACCGCCGGGGCCCGCGACCCGAGCGGCACCATGTCCACGATCGGCGACATCGGCTACCTGGACGAGGACGGGTACCTGTTCCTCACCGACCGGCAGGCGTTCGTCATCATCTCCGGCGGGGTGAACATCTATCCGCAGGAGATCGAGAACCTGCTCGTCACGCACCCCGAGGTCATGGACGCCGCCGTGTTCGGCGTCCCCGACGAGGATTTCGGCGAGGCGGTGCAGGCGGTGATCCAGCCGTTCGACCCGGACGGGGCGACGCCGGAGCTGGCCGAGCGGCTCCGGGTGTTCTGCCGCGAGCACCTGGCCCGGTTCAAGTGCCCGCGCTCCTTCGACTTCATCGAGGAGATGCCGCGGCTGCCGACCGGGAAGCTGTACAAGCGGACGCTGCGGGATCGGTACTGGCCGCAGCCGCAGTAG